A stretch of Anaeromyxobacter dehalogenans 2CP-1 DNA encodes these proteins:
- a CDS encoding metallophosphoesterase family protein, whose product MAEQQAPTQQQAERTFRLAAAADLHCRSDQHGRFRELVRMVNGEAEGLVLAGDLTDHGTLDEAKTLAEVLSQLRVPCAAVLGNHDYEGGVVRDICRVLTEAKVTLLDGDHAVFDRRLGIAGVKGFGGGFERGMLQAFGEPAIKAFVQEAVNEALKLEAALAQLEIQKKVVIMHYAPVFETTEGEDLQLRPFLGSSRLIGPCEAFGARAVFHGHSHHGTLEARTPKGVPVYNVAMPLLRKLMDDRRFRVFEL is encoded by the coding sequence ATGGCGGAGCAGCAGGCACCGACGCAGCAGCAGGCGGAGCGGACGTTTCGCCTGGCGGCGGCGGCTGACCTGCACTGCCGCTCCGACCAGCACGGCCGGTTCCGCGAGCTGGTGCGGATGGTGAACGGCGAGGCCGAGGGGCTGGTCCTCGCCGGCGACCTCACCGACCACGGCACGCTCGACGAGGCGAAGACGCTCGCGGAGGTGCTCTCGCAGCTCCGCGTCCCCTGCGCCGCGGTGCTCGGGAACCACGACTACGAGGGCGGCGTGGTGCGCGACATCTGCCGGGTGCTGACCGAGGCCAAGGTCACCCTGCTCGACGGGGACCACGCCGTGTTCGACCGCCGCCTCGGCATCGCCGGCGTGAAGGGGTTCGGGGGCGGCTTCGAGCGCGGGATGCTGCAGGCGTTCGGCGAGCCGGCCATCAAGGCGTTCGTGCAGGAGGCGGTGAACGAGGCGCTGAAGCTCGAGGCCGCGCTCGCGCAGCTCGAGATCCAGAAGAAGGTGGTGATCATGCACTACGCCCCGGTGTTCGAGACCACCGAGGGCGAGGACCTGCAGCTCCGGCCGTTCCTCGGCTCGAGCCGCCTCATCGGGCCGTGCGAGGCGTTCGGGGCGCGGGCCGTCTTCCACGGTCACTCGCACCACGGCACGCTGGAGGCGCGCACGCCGAAGGGCGTGCCGGTCTACAACGTCGCCATGCCGCTGCTGCGCAAGCTGATGGACGACCGGCGCTTCCGCGTGTTCGAGCTGTAG
- a CDS encoding DNA polymerase IV, producing the protein MYRAMDPGPRTILHLDLDAFYASVEQLDHPELRGRPVIVGGTGNRGVVCAASYEARKFGVRSALPTARARRLCPDGVFLPPRFGRYSELSRRVFDVYRRYTPLVEPLSLDEAFLDVSASRALHGTGPEIARAIKVAVRGECGLAVSAGVAEVKMAAKIATDLGKPDGLVVVPAGGVAAFLAPLPVGRLWGVGEVTEATLRRIGVATIGDLARMPESALAAALGPNHARGLRALARGEDAREVVPDEEAKSVGAEDTFDHDLLGRTALERELLAQAGTVGRRLRAAGLAGHVVTLKVKYADFTLVTRRVTLERATDDDRAIFEAARAQLERVDLRRPVRLTGISVSGFAGDEERGQLGLFGGAPAPPPPEASRRKALNAALDALAGRFGEGAVTRADLAGRPPRRRHGDPGDGGEDPDR; encoded by the coding sequence ATGTACAGGGCGATGGATCCGGGGCCCCGCACCATCCTCCACCTCGACCTCGACGCGTTCTACGCGTCGGTGGAGCAGCTCGACCACCCCGAGCTGCGCGGCCGGCCGGTGATCGTGGGGGGGACCGGCAACCGAGGGGTGGTGTGCGCGGCGAGCTACGAGGCGCGGAAGTTCGGCGTCCGCTCGGCGCTGCCCACGGCCCGGGCCCGCCGGCTCTGCCCGGACGGCGTGTTCCTCCCGCCCCGGTTCGGCCGCTACTCGGAGCTGTCGCGGCGGGTGTTCGACGTCTACCGGCGCTACACGCCGCTGGTGGAGCCGCTCTCGCTCGACGAGGCGTTCCTCGACGTCAGCGCCAGCCGGGCGCTGCACGGCACCGGGCCGGAGATCGCGCGGGCCATCAAGGTGGCGGTCCGGGGCGAGTGCGGCCTGGCGGTGTCGGCCGGCGTGGCCGAGGTGAAGATGGCGGCCAAGATCGCCACCGACCTCGGCAAGCCGGACGGGCTGGTGGTGGTGCCGGCGGGCGGCGTGGCGGCGTTCCTGGCGCCCTTGCCGGTGGGGCGGCTGTGGGGCGTGGGCGAGGTGACCGAGGCCACGCTCCGGCGCATCGGCGTCGCCACCATCGGCGACCTCGCCCGCATGCCGGAGTCGGCGCTCGCCGCGGCGCTCGGGCCCAACCACGCGCGCGGGCTGCGCGCGCTCGCGCGAGGCGAGGACGCGCGCGAGGTGGTGCCGGACGAGGAGGCGAAGTCGGTCGGGGCCGAGGACACCTTCGACCACGACCTGCTCGGCCGCACGGCGCTCGAGCGCGAGCTGCTCGCGCAGGCGGGCACGGTGGGGCGGCGGCTCCGCGCGGCCGGGCTCGCCGGCCACGTGGTGACGCTCAAGGTGAAGTACGCCGACTTCACGCTGGTGACGCGCCGGGTGACGCTCGAGCGGGCCACCGACGACGACCGCGCCATCTTCGAGGCGGCGCGCGCGCAGCTCGAGCGCGTGGACCTGCGCCGGCCGGTGCGCCTCACCGGCATCTCGGTGTCCGGCTTCGCCGGGGACGAGGAGCGCGGGCAGCTCGGACTCTTCGGTGGGGCGCCCGCTCCCCCGCCGCCCGAGGCGTCCCGGCGCAAGGCGCTCAACGCGGCGCTCGACGCGCTGGCGGGCCGCTTCGGGGAGGGCGCGGTGACGCGGGCCGACCTGGCCGGCCGGCCGCCCCGGCGGCGCCACGGGGATCCCGGGGACGGCGGCGAGGATCCCGACCGGTGA
- a CDS encoding TetR/AcrR family transcriptional regulator has translation MATRRIGPPRAGIAERIWDAARAEFSKRGYHGARVQGIARGASCNVALIYRHWASKRALYLDILRAVWLSAANELSRFVENGSGGPEAVIAAYLDAMMHDAMGAQILVREYLDGAPYLSQLTTAEPALLDPLRRAAAVIAEGTDGGVDPVLAVVTVGGLAALVASSREAMLPMVGQQLAPEAWRAHVLHVLANGLAPRAGPRG, from the coding sequence GTGGCTACCCGCCGTATCGGTCCTCCGCGGGCCGGGATCGCGGAGCGGATCTGGGACGCGGCCAGGGCCGAGTTCTCGAAGCGGGGGTACCACGGTGCCCGCGTGCAGGGGATCGCACGCGGTGCGTCCTGCAACGTGGCGCTCATCTATCGCCACTGGGCCTCCAAGCGGGCCCTCTACCTCGACATCCTGCGGGCGGTGTGGCTCTCGGCGGCGAACGAGCTGTCGCGCTTCGTCGAGAACGGCTCGGGCGGTCCGGAGGCGGTCATCGCCGCCTACCTCGACGCCATGATGCACGACGCGATGGGCGCGCAGATCCTGGTGCGCGAGTACCTGGACGGCGCCCCCTACCTGTCCCAGCTCACCACCGCCGAGCCGGCGCTGCTCGACCCGCTCCGGCGGGCGGCGGCGGTGATCGCGGAGGGCACCGACGGCGGCGTCGATCCGGTGCTCGCCGTCGTGACCGTGGGCGGCCTCGCCGCGCTGGTGGCGTCCTCGCGGGAGGCGATGCTGCCGATGGTCGGCCAGCAGCTCGCGCCCGAGGCCTGGCGCGCGCACGTGCTGCACGTGCTCGCGAACGGGCTCGCCCCGCGCGCCGGCCCGCGCGGCTGA
- a CDS encoding nucleotidyltransferase family protein has translation MAAAIRPGEDLAIRERSQGELDARATALRALAGSGVPFLVAGAYAFFEYTGIFRDTKDLDLFLREKDLEAAFRVLEEAGFRTELTDAGWIGKAWQGEWFVDLIFSSGNGVAVVDDLWFTHARPGRVMDVEVLLAPPEEIIWSKSFVLERERYDGADVNHLLHVCGPGMDWDRLLQRFDRYWEVLFSHLLLFQFAYPGARSTVPDWVTEELVGRTLENLRSGDHPVAMCRGSLMSRVQYQHDVDRLGLHDGRRWDEAERGPAGRAGHGGAAGTDAAAGGADVSPGGGG, from the coding sequence ATGGCCGCAGCCATACGTCCGGGCGAGGACCTCGCCATCCGGGAGCGGAGCCAGGGGGAGCTCGACGCGCGGGCGACCGCGCTGCGGGCGCTCGCCGGCTCGGGCGTCCCCTTCCTGGTGGCCGGGGCGTACGCGTTCTTCGAGTACACCGGCATCTTCCGGGACACGAAGGACCTCGACCTGTTCCTGCGGGAGAAGGACCTCGAGGCCGCCTTCCGCGTGCTCGAGGAGGCGGGCTTCCGCACCGAGCTCACCGACGCGGGCTGGATCGGCAAGGCCTGGCAGGGCGAGTGGTTCGTGGACCTCATCTTCTCGTCGGGCAACGGCGTGGCGGTGGTGGACGACCTCTGGTTCACTCACGCGCGGCCGGGGCGGGTGATGGACGTGGAGGTGCTGCTCGCGCCGCCCGAGGAGATCATCTGGTCGAAGAGCTTCGTGCTCGAGCGCGAGCGCTACGACGGCGCCGACGTGAACCACCTGCTGCACGTCTGCGGCCCCGGCATGGACTGGGACCGGCTGCTCCAGCGGTTCGACCGGTACTGGGAGGTGCTGTTCTCGCACCTGCTGCTGTTCCAGTTCGCGTACCCGGGGGCGCGCTCCACCGTGCCGGACTGGGTGACCGAGGAGCTGGTGGGCCGCACGCTCGAGAACCTGCGCTCCGGCGACCACCCGGTGGCGATGTGCCGGGGGAGCCTCATGTCTCGCGTGCAGTACCAGCACGACGTGGACCGGCTCGGGCTCCACGACGGGCGCCGCTGGGACGAGGCGGAGCGGGGGCCGGCGGGGAGGGCGGGACATGGCGGAGCAGCAGGCACCGACGCAGCAGCAGGCGGAGCGGACGTTTCGCCTGGCGGCGGCGGCTGA